From a single Flavobacterium sp. genomic region:
- a CDS encoding UvrD-helicase domain-containing protein has translation MKTTAFTIYDASAGSGKTYTLTKEYLKILFLATNDDAYRKILAITFTNKAVEEMKSRIVSSLYEFSIDSTSDKAMELLKDVASETKLSIATLKEKSKAIIKNIIHNYAAFDISTIDKFTHKVIRTFAQDLNLPPNFEVSLETDSLLQEAIDFVISKAGDDVNLTKLLIEFSKEKTDDDKNWDISAELLKIAQLITNENNSEEIKEMSDKSLDDFGVIKKKLQEEIKELKSECKAIAQNVLDEMDSNGVSRKSFYSSYVPNHLEKVAADKIAINETIINYLDGTKSPYSKTVPQSDKDFIDEMASEILASVVVINEKTGKISMYEAFLQNLNPLSLLNTIYQEFKQIQEEQNLVSISDFNKIIHNEIQNQPAPFIYERLGEKYRHYFIDEFQDTSVMQWQNLIPLIDNALSGQDDFGQKGTLMLVGDPKQAIYRWRGGKAEQFIDLAKDDKKHNPFSNKDKETLRLGTNYRSYSEVIQFNNAFFKQLADKFQNEDYKNLYENLSHQEINSKNGGYVNLSFIEVPEDETEVEGFDSDNDSITIKDKFYLNQTLRTIEKCIANGFEYKDIVLLTRTKAPGIKLANFLTENSIPILSSETLLIQNATEVKLLIALLRYLKNPKDDESKVYFLYFIAKYLQSEVAIHDFIVAAKDKNAEELESFLKTIGIEISFKNCKKKSLYEAVEILIATFLNDKVNTSYLQYFLDLVLEKDVKVQSSIADFLEYWDKIGYQKSIPSPEGTNAVRIMTIHKSKGLEFPVVIFPFAEEDFSRKIKDKLWIPLEDSNIDLPKALINNKKEVESYGNEAKTIFQTKNQEEVLDTINVLYVALTRAEEQLYVISNKLTTKKGDLFTNNLSYYFVEFLQNSEKYEDAKLEYEFGSPTRISTNKAHKGKNNQIGIVTHKLNPKNIKIAQREALMWGTIQQDAINFGNILHEIMAFIHTKDEVNLAIQKATELGLITFSQQKIFKETIAKIVHHEQLIPFFDADTKVFNEQNIIKKATKNSKPDRVVIKDNMAYLLDYKTGEKHHKHKAQLEEYELALQEMKNTVAKKVLIYIGESIEIVTL, from the coding sequence ATGAAAACAACCGCTTTTACGATATACGACGCTTCGGCCGGCTCAGGAAAAACTTATACGCTAACTAAAGAATATTTAAAAATTCTTTTCTTGGCTACGAATGATGATGCCTATCGAAAAATTTTGGCTATAACTTTTACCAACAAAGCGGTAGAAGAAATGAAAAGTAGAATTGTTTCGAGTTTGTACGAGTTTTCTATTGATTCTACTTCTGATAAAGCGATGGAATTGTTAAAAGATGTTGCTTCGGAAACCAAATTGAGTATCGCTACTTTAAAAGAAAAATCGAAAGCCATTATCAAAAATATAATTCATAATTATGCGGCGTTTGATATTTCTACAATTGATAAATTTACGCATAAAGTCATACGAACCTTTGCTCAAGATTTGAATTTACCTCCAAATTTTGAAGTCTCGTTGGAAACCGATTCTTTATTACAAGAAGCGATTGATTTCGTAATATCCAAAGCAGGAGACGATGTAAATTTGACTAAATTATTAATAGAATTTTCAAAAGAAAAAACCGACGACGATAAAAATTGGGATATTTCTGCCGAATTATTAAAGATAGCCCAATTGATTACGAACGAAAACAATTCGGAAGAAATCAAAGAAATGTCCGACAAGAGTTTGGATGATTTTGGGGTAATTAAAAAGAAATTACAAGAAGAAATCAAAGAATTAAAATCGGAATGTAAGGCAATTGCTCAAAATGTTTTAGATGAAATGGATTCGAATGGTGTTTCTCGAAAATCGTTTTATTCCAGTTATGTCCCCAATCATTTAGAAAAAGTTGCAGCGGATAAAATCGCTATAAACGAAACGATAATTAATTATTTAGACGGAACAAAATCGCCTTATTCAAAGACGGTTCCGCAATCCGATAAAGATTTTATTGATGAAATGGCTTCCGAAATTTTAGCTTCGGTTGTTGTAATCAATGAAAAAACAGGAAAAATTTCAATGTATGAAGCTTTTCTGCAAAACCTAAATCCGCTTTCGTTACTAAACACAATTTATCAGGAATTCAAACAAATTCAGGAAGAACAAAATTTAGTTTCGATTTCCGATTTCAATAAAATCATTCATAACGAAATTCAAAACCAACCAGCGCCTTTTATTTATGAGCGTTTGGGTGAAAAATACCGTCATTATTTCATCGATGAATTTCAGGATACTTCGGTGATGCAATGGCAAAATTTAATTCCGTTAATTGATAACGCTTTATCAGGTCAAGACGATTTTGGTCAGAAAGGAACTTTGATGTTGGTGGGTGACCCAAAGCAAGCCATATATCGATGGCGTGGTGGAAAAGCCGAACAATTTATAGATTTAGCGAAAGATGATAAAAAACACAATCCGTTTTCAAATAAAGACAAAGAAACGCTTCGTTTAGGAACGAATTATCGCAGTTATTCTGAAGTTATTCAGTTTAATAATGCTTTTTTCAAGCAATTAGCTGATAAATTTCAGAACGAGGATTATAAAAATTTATACGAAAACCTTTCGCATCAAGAAATCAATTCCAAAAACGGAGGTTATGTGAATTTATCGTTCATCGAAGTACCAGAAGATGAAACGGAAGTGGAGGGTTTTGATTCGGACAACGATTCTATTACAATAAAAGATAAATTTTATTTGAATCAAACCTTAAGAACGATTGAAAAATGTATCGCTAACGGATTTGAATACAAAGATATCGTCTTGCTTACGCGAACGAAAGCACCCGGAATTAAATTAGCGAATTTCTTAACCGAAAACAGCATTCCGATTTTATCTTCGGAAACGTTATTGATTCAAAATGCGACCGAAGTGAAGTTATTGATTGCGTTGCTTCGTTATTTGAAAAATCCAAAAGACGACGAATCGAAAGTGTATTTCTTGTATTTTATTGCTAAATATTTGCAATCGGAAGTAGCAATTCATGATTTTATTGTAGCTGCAAAAGATAAAAATGCGGAAGAATTAGAATCCTTTTTGAAAACTATCGGAATTGAAATTTCGTTCAAAAATTGCAAGAAAAAATCCTTGTATGAAGCTGTCGAAATTTTAATAGCGACGTTTTTAAATGATAAAGTGAATACTTCTTATTTGCAGTATTTCTTGGATTTAGTTTTAGAGAAAGATGTAAAAGTGCAATCGAGTATTGCTGATTTCTTGGAGTATTGGGACAAAATTGGCTATCAAAAAAGCATTCCATCTCCAGAAGGAACAAACGCAGTTCGCATCATGACGATTCATAAATCAAAAGGATTGGAGTTTCCTGTGGTCATTTTCCCGTTTGCCGAAGAAGATTTTTCGAGAAAAATTAAAGATAAACTTTGGATTCCGTTAGAAGATTCGAATATTGATTTGCCAAAAGCATTAATCAATAACAAAAAAGAAGTCGAAAGTTATGGAAACGAAGCTAAAACCATTTTTCAAACTAAAAACCAAGAAGAAGTTTTAGATACGATTAACGTTTTGTACGTAGCTTTAACGCGTGCCGAAGAACAATTGTATGTGATTTCTAATAAGCTTACCACTAAAAAAGGCGATTTATTTACCAATAATTTGTCGTACTATTTTGTTGAATTCTTACAGAATTCTGAGAAATATGAAGATGCAAAATTGGAATACGAATTTGGAAGTCCAACTCGAATTTCAACGAACAAAGCACACAAAGGGAAAAACAATCAAATAGGTATTGTAACCCATAAATTAAATCCAAAAAACATCAAAATTGCACAACGTGAAGCTTTAATGTGGGGGACCATTCAGCAAGATGCGATTAATTTTGGGAATATCCTCCACGAAATCATGGCATTTATTCATACTAAAGATGAGGTGAATTTGGCGATTCAAAAAGCAACCGAATTGGGATTGATTACGTTTTCTCAGCAAAAAATTTTCAAAGAAACGATAGCTAAAATTGTGCATCATGAACAATTGATTCCATTTTTTGATGCAGATACAAAAGTATTTAACGAGCAAAACATCATAAAAAAAGCCACAAAAAACAGCAAGCCAGATAGAGTTGTAATTAAAGATAATATGGCTTATTTGTTAGATTATAAAACAGGAGAAAAACACCATAAACACAAAGCGCAATTAGAAGAATATGAATTGGCTTTACAAGAAATGAAGAACACGGTTGCAAAAAAAGTATTAATATACATAGGTGAAAGTATAGAAATAGTAACTTTGTAA
- the kbl gene encoding glycine C-acetyltransferase, with translation MYGKIQHHLQNELNTIQENGLFKKERIITSPQGAEITISTGETVLNFCANNYLGLSSHPEVVQAAKDALDSHGFGMSSVRFICGTQDIHKKLEQKIANFYGTEDTILYAAAFDANGGVFEPLLGEEDCIISDSLNHASIIDGVRLCKAARYRYENNNMEDLEQQLIKATEAGHRFKLIVTDGVFSMDGLVAPLDKICDLADKYDAMVMVDECHAAGFIGATGKGTLEAKGVMGKVDIITGTLGKALGGAMGGYTTAKKEVIEILRQRSRPYLFSNSLAPSIVGASLKVFELLEKDTTLRDKLEWNTNYFKAGLRKSGIDFIDGDSAIVPVMLYDAKLSQIMAEELLKKGIYVIGFFFPVVPKDKARIRVQLSAAHTQAHLDKAIEAFTEVAKKLGIIK, from the coding sequence ATGTACGGAAAAATCCAACACCACCTACAAAACGAATTAAATACGATTCAAGAAAACGGATTATTTAAAAAAGAACGCATTATTACTTCACCTCAAGGAGCAGAAATTACGATTTCGACCGGTGAAACAGTTTTAAATTTTTGTGCAAATAATTATTTAGGACTTTCCTCGCATCCAGAAGTGGTTCAAGCAGCAAAAGACGCTTTAGATTCTCATGGATTCGGAATGTCGTCAGTACGCTTTATTTGTGGAACACAAGATATTCACAAAAAATTAGAACAAAAAATCGCAAATTTCTACGGAACAGAAGATACTATTTTATACGCAGCAGCTTTTGATGCTAACGGAGGAGTTTTTGAACCTTTATTAGGTGAAGAAGATTGTATTATTTCTGATAGTTTAAATCATGCTTCTATTATTGATGGGGTTCGTTTGTGTAAAGCAGCGCGTTACCGTTATGAAAATAACAACATGGAAGATTTAGAGCAACAATTAATCAAAGCAACTGAAGCAGGTCATCGTTTTAAATTAATCGTAACTGACGGAGTTTTCTCAATGGACGGATTGGTAGCGCCATTAGATAAAATTTGCGACTTGGCAGATAAGTATGATGCTATGGTTATGGTAGATGAGTGTCACGCTGCTGGTTTTATAGGCGCTACAGGAAAAGGAACATTGGAAGCTAAAGGTGTAATGGGAAAAGTAGATATCATCACAGGAACATTAGGAAAAGCTTTAGGTGGAGCAATGGGAGGTTATACAACAGCCAAAAAAGAAGTGATTGAAATCTTACGCCAACGTTCACGCCCTTATTTATTTTCAAATTCGTTAGCTCCATCTATTGTAGGGGCTTCATTAAAAGTTTTTGAACTATTAGAAAAAGACACGACTTTAAGAGATAAATTAGAATGGAATACTAATTATTTCAAAGCTGGATTAAGAAAATCGGGTATTGATTTCATTGACGGAGACTCTGCAATTGTCCCAGTTATGCTATATGATGCAAAATTATCGCAAATAATGGCAGAAGAATTGTTAAAAAAAGGAATTTATGTTATAGGATTTTTCTTTCCAGTTGTGCCAAAGGATAAAGCACGTATTCGAGTACAGTTATCGGCTGCACATACCCAAGCACATTTGGATAAAGCTATAGAAGCTTTCACAGAAGTTGCTAAAAAATTAGGAATAATCAAGTAA
- a CDS encoding OmpA family protein, which yields MKHLKKLLVAGLMFAGITSQAQDSNNPWAISFGANGVDTKVSSVGNDSPKWIQLGNARENWNFIPSVSYLNLSRYVGDGFSFGLTGSVNKIDKMAYRVPGTGSTDVVVNPGDLSYYAADATIKYSFMEMIGTKWFDPSLNLGGGYTFFGDASAGTVNGGLGLTFWFSEQVGLQLQSTYKHSFDDNRVGNIDVPSHMQHFAGLTFKFGGKDTDGDGIYDKDDACPEVAGLPEFKGCPDTDKDGIQDSEDACPEEVGTKELNGCPDTDGDGIINSEDACPEDKGTKMMNGCPDADGDGVADKDDKCPTVAGAKDNAGCPWPDTDGDGVADKDDKCPTVAGTVANNGCPEVSDDTMKKLNDYGKTILFNSGKASFQKQTIPVLQAMTAILKEYPTAKFSLEGHTDNSGSDALNQKLSEERAAAVKSFLIENGIDASRLSSKGFGESMPVDSNKTAKGKANNRRVEVKLVK from the coding sequence ATGAAACATTTAAAAAAATTATTAGTTGCTGGTTTAATGTTTGCAGGTATAACATCTCAAGCACAAGATAGTAACAATCCGTGGGCAATCTCTTTTGGAGCTAACGGAGTAGACACAAAAGTGAGTTCTGTTGGAAACGATAGTCCAAAGTGGATTCAGCTAGGAAACGCTAGAGAAAACTGGAATTTTATTCCTTCAGTGTCTTATTTAAACCTTTCTAGATATGTTGGAGATGGTTTTTCTTTTGGATTAACAGGATCTGTTAACAAAATTGACAAAATGGCTTACAGAGTGCCAGGTACAGGTTCAACTGATGTAGTTGTAAATCCTGGGGATTTATCATATTATGCGGCTGACGCAACAATCAAGTACAGCTTTATGGAAATGATTGGTACTAAATGGTTTGACCCATCTCTTAATTTAGGTGGAGGTTATACTTTCTTCGGAGATGCATCTGCAGGAACAGTAAATGGTGGATTAGGATTAACTTTTTGGTTTTCTGAACAAGTTGGTTTACAATTACAATCTACTTACAAACATTCATTTGATGACAACAGAGTTGGTAATATTGATGTACCAAGTCACATGCAACATTTTGCTGGTTTAACTTTCAAGTTTGGAGGTAAAGATACAGATGGTGACGGAATTTACGACAAAGATGATGCATGTCCAGAAGTAGCTGGGTTACCAGAATTCAAAGGATGTCCTGATACAGATAAAGACGGAATTCAAGATTCAGAAGATGCTTGTCCAGAAGAAGTAGGAACTAAAGAATTAAATGGATGTCCTGATACAGATGGTGATGGAATCATTAATTCAGAAGATGCTTGTCCAGAAGATAAAGGAACAAAAATGATGAATGGTTGTCCAGATGCTGACGGTGACGGTGTTGCTGATAAAGATGACAAATGCCCTACTGTAGCGGGTGCTAAAGATAACGCTGGTTGTCCATGGCCTGATACTGACGGTGATGGTGTTGCTGATAAAGATGACAAATGTCCTACTGTAGCTGGTACTGTTGCTAACAACGGTTGTCCAGAAGTATCTGACGATACAATGAAAAAATTAAATGATTACGGTAAAACTATCTTGTTTAACTCTGGTAAAGCTTCTTTCCAAAAACAAACAATCCCAGTTTTACAAGCTATGACAGCTATTTTAAAAGAGTACCCAACAGCTAAATTCTCTTTAGAAGGCCATACTGATAATTCAGGTTCAGATGCTTTAAATCAAAAATTATCTGAAGAAAGAGCAGCAGCAGTTAAAAGTTTCTTAATTGAAAATGGTATTGATGCTTCAAGATTATCTTCTAAAGGTTTTGGTGAGTCTATGCCAGTAGATTCAAACAAAACTGCTAAAGGTAAAGCGAATAACAGAAGAGTTGAAGTGAAATTAGTGAAATAA
- a CDS encoding PD-(D/E)XK nuclease family protein — protein MKQTTFLDKLSQTILSNSAIELANCLIVLPNKRAKVFLLESLKNQLETTSFAPTIISIEDFIQEISGLRTIDSIELLFEFYEAYLSVTEKAKQQTFEEFATWAKTAIQDFNEIDRYLLDPNHVFSYLKDIEALKRWNLEPSNTTKLIDTHLEFWAKLPLYYESFYNHLFKKGIGYQGLLYREAVKNLIPFTATITNQIYFAGFNALNQAEEKIFKHLANENKAKIYWDIDEIFLNDSYHDAGLFIRKFKKEWKPFVNQDFEWVVNHFSEEKNIEIIGTPKSIGQAKIAGTIIEKIQSENPNLEKTAVVLGDENLLLPVLYGLPESVDALNITMGYPSKNNPAQLLISKLFKLHTNAKQRNEKTYTFYYKEVLDILNHPLVEPYCKVDEVVNVINNNNFTFFSNQKLFSLYEEKYPNSESKLFQLLFTRWDDSISDILTNLHSILLTIKSYLSNDDAEEKVTKAFVYSVFKTINKLTNYHETYNQIESLPSLQAIYKQIIDLAKVSFEGEPLSGLQVMGVLESRVLDFENVIITSVNEGKFPAGKSQNSFIPYDVKKELGLPTYKEKDAIYCYHFYHLLLRAKNVWLLYNTDNEGIDAGEKSRFITQLEIEKQPKHNITSTIYNAVLPEKAYEPITIPKTDKILTRLHEIATDKGFSPSSLTNYIRNPLQFYMQRILRINEADEVEENIAVNTLGTIIHNALEELYTPYLNQYLALHHIETMETKIDEVILKHFKEIYKEGEITKGKNLLAFEVAKRNVFNFLQLEKKDIEEGQAIKVVLLEASLSCEIEVKSLPFPIKIAGKVDRIEERNGAIRIIDYKTGKVLGNSLKINDFTDLTTDIKNEKIIQLLCYALMFENHELKQNREVSAGIISFKNMKNGFLPFGLGKGKDTELAISNQILEDFKAELETLIVEIFNPEIPFKEKI, from the coding sequence ATGAAACAGACTACTTTTTTAGATAAACTAAGCCAAACTATTTTGTCAAATTCAGCTATTGAATTAGCCAATTGTCTTATTGTTTTGCCAAATAAAAGAGCCAAAGTGTTTCTTTTAGAAAGTTTAAAAAATCAATTAGAAACAACCTCGTTTGCACCCACTATCATTAGTATTGAAGATTTCATTCAAGAAATTTCAGGTTTGCGTACGATTGACTCAATTGAATTATTATTCGAATTCTACGAAGCCTATCTTTCCGTTACCGAAAAAGCCAAACAACAAACCTTCGAAGAATTTGCTACTTGGGCAAAAACCGCAATTCAAGATTTTAATGAAATAGATAGATATTTATTAGATCCAAATCATGTTTTTTCTTATTTAAAAGATATTGAAGCTTTGAAAAGATGGAATTTAGAACCATCAAATACTACCAAATTAATAGATACACATCTAGAATTTTGGGCTAAATTACCTTTATACTACGAATCTTTTTATAATCATTTGTTTAAAAAAGGAATCGGTTATCAAGGATTATTGTACAGAGAAGCAGTAAAGAACTTAATTCCGTTTACGGCAACTATTACCAATCAAATCTATTTTGCAGGTTTCAATGCGCTAAATCAAGCTGAAGAAAAAATATTCAAGCATTTAGCAAACGAAAACAAAGCCAAAATTTATTGGGATATCGATGAGATTTTTCTCAACGACTCTTATCATGATGCTGGTTTGTTTATTAGAAAGTTTAAAAAAGAATGGAAACCATTTGTTAATCAAGATTTCGAATGGGTTGTCAATCACTTTAGTGAAGAAAAAAATATTGAAATTATAGGCACTCCTAAAAGCATTGGTCAAGCCAAAATTGCGGGAACCATTATTGAAAAAATTCAATCTGAAAACCCAAATTTAGAAAAAACTGCGGTTGTTTTAGGTGATGAAAACTTGTTGCTCCCAGTTTTATATGGTTTGCCCGAATCGGTAGATGCGTTGAATATTACAATGGGTTATCCAAGTAAAAATAATCCTGCACAACTTTTAATAAGCAAGTTGTTTAAGTTGCATACCAATGCCAAACAACGTAATGAAAAAACCTACACATTTTACTACAAAGAAGTTTTAGATATTCTAAATCATCCTTTGGTGGAACCCTATTGTAAAGTTGATGAAGTGGTAAATGTGATTAACAACAACAATTTCACGTTCTTTTCCAACCAAAAATTGTTTAGTTTATACGAAGAAAAATACCCGAATTCAGAAAGTAAATTATTTCAATTGTTGTTTACTCGTTGGGATGATTCGATTTCTGATATTTTAACAAACTTACATTCGATTTTACTCACCATAAAATCCTATTTAAGCAATGACGATGCCGAAGAAAAAGTGACGAAAGCTTTTGTGTATTCAGTGTTTAAAACGATAAATAAATTAACTAATTACCACGAAACCTATAATCAAATCGAAAGTTTGCCATCACTTCAGGCGATTTACAAGCAAATTATCGATTTAGCGAAAGTTTCTTTCGAAGGCGAGCCTTTGTCAGGTCTTCAAGTAATGGGTGTTTTAGAAAGCCGTGTGTTGGATTTTGAAAATGTGATTATCACTTCGGTAAACGAAGGTAAATTTCCAGCTGGAAAATCGCAAAATTCATTCATTCCATATGATGTAAAGAAAGAATTAGGCTTACCAACGTACAAAGAAAAAGATGCGATTTATTGCTATCACTTTTATCATTTGTTGTTGCGAGCGAAAAACGTTTGGCTGCTTTACAATACCGATAACGAAGGAATTGATGCCGGCGAAAAAAGTCGTTTCATAACCCAATTAGAAATCGAAAAACAACCAAAACACAACATTACAAGCACTATTTACAACGCTGTTTTACCCGAGAAAGCTTACGAACCTATAACCATTCCAAAAACGGATAAAATTCTAACACGTTTGCATGAAATCGCAACCGATAAAGGATTTTCGCCATCGTCTTTAACGAATTATATTCGTAATCCGTTACAGTTTTATATGCAACGCATTTTACGTATTAATGAAGCCGATGAAGTGGAAGAAAACATTGCAGTAAATACGTTGGGAACTATTATTCATAATGCTTTGGAGGAGTTGTATACGCCTTATTTGAATCAGTATTTAGCTTTGCATCATATTGAAACGATGGAAACTAAAATTGACGAGGTAATTCTAAAACATTTTAAAGAAATTTACAAAGAAGGCGAAATCACAAAAGGAAAAAATCTGTTAGCTTTTGAAGTAGCGAAACGAAATGTCTTCAATTTTTTACAATTAGAAAAGAAAGATATCGAAGAAGGTCAAGCCATAAAAGTAGTATTGTTGGAAGCGAGTTTATCATGTGAAATTGAAGTGAAATCGTTGCCATTTCCAATAAAAATTGCAGGTAAAGTCGACCGAATCGAAGAACGAAACGGTGCCATCCGAATCATCGATTATAAAACAGGAAAAGTATTGGGTAATAGTTTAAAAATTAATGATTTTACTGATTTAACTACTGATATAAAAAATGAAAAAATTATTCAGTTGTTGTGTTATGCCTTGATGTTTGAAAATCACGAATTGAAACAAAACCGAGAAGTTTCAGCGGGAATTATTTCGTTTAAAAATATGAAAAATGGCTTTTTACCTTTCGGATTAGGAAAAGGAAAAGACACCGAATTAGCTATTTCAAATCAAATTTTAGAAGATTTTAAAGCAGAATTAGAAACGTTGATTGTAGAAATTTTCAATCCAGAAATTCCGTTTAAAGAAAAAATTTAG
- a CDS encoding alpha/beta fold hydrolase, with translation MKTTHFKNTKIAYTDQGKGKAVVLLHGFLENQSMWKAFIPELAKKHRVITIDLLGHGATECLGYVHTMEDQADMVHHVLHELKIRKTVLIGHSMGGYVALAFAELYADNVKGIVLQNSTSRADSDERKANRDRAIVAVKQNYSAFIRMSIANLFSENNRDLLADIIEEVKLEALKTPLQGIVAALEGMKIRKDREVILHLAPFPIQLILGKKDPVLNYDENLEQIEGTQVQLTTFEDGHMSHFENQAELLTVLSGFLKKV, from the coding sequence ATGAAAACCACGCACTTCAAAAACACCAAAATTGCTTACACCGACCAAGGAAAAGGAAAGGCTGTGGTGCTATTGCATGGTTTTTTGGAAAATCAATCGATGTGGAAGGCTTTTATTCCTGAATTGGCAAAGAAACACCGCGTGATTACTATCGATTTATTAGGCCATGGTGCTACCGAATGTTTGGGTTATGTCCACACGATGGAAGACCAAGCCGATATGGTACATCATGTATTGCACGAATTAAAAATCAGAAAAACGGTTTTGATTGGACATTCGATGGGCGGTTATGTGGCGTTGGCTTTCGCCGAATTGTATGCCGATAACGTCAAAGGAATTGTGTTGCAAAACTCCACTTCAAGAGCCGATAGTGACGAACGAAAAGCAAATCGTGATAGAGCTATTGTGGCCGTGAAACAAAATTATTCAGCTTTTATCCGAATGAGTATTGCTAACTTGTTCAGCGAAAACAATCGTGACCTTTTAGCAGACATTATTGAAGAAGTGAAATTAGAAGCATTAAAAACCCCGCTTCAAGGCATTGTTGCAGCGTTAGAAGGCATGAAAATTAGAAAAGACCGTGAAGTCATTTTACATTTAGCTCCATTTCCCATTCAACTTATTTTAGGTAAAAAAGACCCAGTTCTAAATTACGATGAGAATTTAGAACAAATCGAAGGTACACAAGTACAACTTACCACTTTTGAAGACGGCCACATGAGTCATTTTGAAAATCAAGCCGAATTGTTGACGGTTTTGAGTGGTTTTTTGAAAAAGGTTTAA
- a CDS encoding aminopeptidase P family protein: MKYHQIDRDLFVKNRAKFTAQMKPNSVAVFNSNDIYPVSADSTLPFAQHRDILYLSGVDQEESVLLLFPDAPYEHLREILFLKETNEHIAIWEGEKLTKERAFEVSGIKTVIWLQDFHKTLKEVMAYAETIYINTNEHYRAVIETETREARFVKWWKENYPAHKVEKSNPILQRLRSVKESEELDLIQKACDITEKGFRRVLNFVKPNVMEYEIEAEFAHEFLRNRSRGFAYTPIIASGNNANVLHYIENNQQCKAGDLILLDVGAEYANYSSDMTRMVPVSGRFTDRQKAVYQAVLNVKNEATKMLVPGTLWKQYHVEVGKIMTSELLGLGLIDKADVQNENPDWPAYKKYFMHGTSHHMGLDTHDYGLLHEPMQANMVFTVEPGIYIPEEGFGIRLEDDMVIQSTGAAFNLMHNIPIEIEEIESIMNA; encoded by the coding sequence ATGAAATACCATCAAATAGACCGCGATTTGTTCGTTAAAAACAGAGCTAAATTTACGGCTCAAATGAAACCAAATAGCGTTGCAGTTTTTAATTCAAACGACATATATCCTGTAAGTGCTGATAGTACATTGCCTTTTGCACAACATAGAGATATTTTATATTTATCTGGTGTGGATCAAGAAGAAAGTGTTTTATTGCTTTTTCCTGATGCTCCCTACGAACATTTGAGAGAAATTTTATTCTTAAAAGAAACCAACGAGCATATTGCAATTTGGGAAGGTGAAAAACTGACTAAAGAACGAGCTTTTGAAGTTTCAGGAATTAAAACGGTGATTTGGTTACAAGATTTCCACAAAACGTTGAAAGAAGTTATGGCGTATGCTGAAACAATCTACATCAACACCAACGAACATTACAGAGCTGTTATTGAAACAGAAACTCGTGAAGCGCGTTTTGTGAAATGGTGGAAAGAAAATTATCCAGCGCACAAAGTAGAAAAATCAAATCCTATTTTACAGAGATTGCGTTCGGTAAAAGAAAGTGAAGAATTGGATTTAATCCAAAAAGCATGTGACATTACAGAAAAAGGATTCAGAAGAGTTTTAAATTTCGTAAAACCAAACGTAATGGAATATGAAATTGAAGCCGAATTTGCACATGAATTTTTAAGAAATCGTTCGAGAGGTTTTGCTTACACGCCAATTATCGCTTCTGGAAATAACGCAAATGTGTTACATTATATTGAAAACAATCAACAATGTAAAGCTGGTGATTTGATTTTATTAGACGTTGGTGCAGAATACGCCAATTATTCAAGTGATATGACACGTATGGTTCCAGTTTCGGGTCGTTTTACAGATAGACAAAAAGCAGTTTATCAAGCAGTTTTAAATGTGAAAAACGAAGCTACAAAAATGTTGGTTCCAGGCACATTATGGAAACAATATCATGTAGAAGTGGGCAAAATCATGACTTCTGAATTACTTGGTTTAGGGTTAATCGATAAAGCCGATGTGCAAAACGAAAATCCAGATTGGCCAGCGTATAAAAAATATTTTATGCACGGAACGTCACACCACATGGGATTAGACACACACGATTACGGATTATTACACGAACCAATGCAAGCCAACATGGTGTTCACAGTTGAGCCTGGAATTTATATCCCAGAAGAAGGTTTTGGTATTCGTTTAGAAGACGATATGGTAATTCAATCAACAGGAGCTGCATTTAATTTAATGCATAATATTCCAATTGAAATTGAGGAAATTGAATCGATAATGAATGCTTAA